In Paramisgurnus dabryanus chromosome 7, PD_genome_1.1, whole genome shotgun sequence, the following are encoded in one genomic region:
- the nipa1 gene encoding magnesium transporter NIPA1 — translation MEEASFPVVGVLIAVLSSFINGSTFVLQKKGILRARKSGGVYLADCVWWCGTLAMVVGQIGNFVAYNAAPAVVVTPLGALGVLFGAVLAAWVLQEHLNLIGKLGCALCCCGSVVLIIHSPKSENVTSSAELEERLMDPVFLVYISVVILLLILLIGWLSPAHGKSNIMVYVGICSLLGSFTVPSSKGLGLAAQEAFSGMPASDSRALYLFLGLLGVLVVSILIQFTFINKALESFSSSMFEAIYYVTFTTCVILASAILFKEWTALGIVDCLGILCGFITVSVGVALLRISQDATLTWGQTKAKNE, via the exons ATGGAAGAAGCTTCATTTCCAGTCGTTGGTGTTTTAATTGCTGTTTTATCCAGTTTTATCAATGGGTCTACGTTTGTGCTCCAGAAAAAGGGGATACTACGAGCCCGCAAATCAG GTGGGGTTTACCTAGCAGACTGTGTGTGGTGGTGTGGCACACTTGCAA TGGTTGTGGGACAAATAGGAAATTTTGTGGCATACAATGCTGCCCCAGCTGTTGTGGTCACTCCACTTGGAGCCCTGGGTGTCCTCTTTGG GGCCGTTCTGGCAGCCTGGGTGCTACAAGAACATCTGAATCTCATTGGGAAACTTGGTTGTGCTTTGTGCTGCTGTGGTTCAGTTGTACTCATCATCCATTCACCCAAATCTGAGAATGTCACATCAAGTGCAGAACTAGAAGAGAGACTGATGGACCCAG TGTTCCTGGTTTATATATCAGTGGTGATCCTTCTACTGATCCTTCTGATTGGCTGGCTCTCTCCAGCTCACGGAAAATCCAACATTATGGTGTATGTGGGCATCTGTTCCCTCCTTGGGAGTTTTACTGTACCCAGTAGCAAAGGTCTGGGACTGGCTGCCCAGGAGGCTTTTAGTGGGATGCCTGCAAGTGACAGCAGGGCACTTTACCTCTTCCTGGGGTTGCTGGGAGTTCTCGTAGTCAGTATATTAATCCAGTTCACCTTCATAAACAAAGCCTTGGAGAGCTTTAGTTCTAGCATGTTTGAAGCCATCTACTATGTGACTTTCACCACTTGTGTCATCCTGGCCTCTGCTATTCTTTTTAAGGAATGGACAGCACTTGGCATTGTGGACTGTTTGGGTATTCTTTGTGGTTTCATCACAGTATCTGTTGGCGTTGCCTTATTGCGTATCTCTCAAGATGCTACGCTTACATGGGGCCAAACTAAGGCTAAAaatgaataa
- the nipa2 gene encoding magnesium transporter NIPA2 isoform X2, translated as MGQDRGKYDFYIGLGLAISSSIFIGGSFILKKKGLLRLARKGSMRAGQGGHAYLKEWLWWAGLLSMGAGEGANFAAYAFAPATLVTPLGALSVLVSAVLSSYFLTERLNLHGKLGCLLSILGSTTMVIHAPKEEEIDSLKDMAKKLVDPGFVVFATVVIIVALIFIFVVGPRHGQTNILVYITICSVIGALSVSCVKGLGITIKEAIAGKPVVGNPLAWLLLLSLIACVSTQINYLNKALDIFNTSLVTPIYYVFFTTSVLTCSAILFKEWEHMGAGDIIGTLSGFLTIIVGIFLLHAFKDVNISLATLAVSIRKEDKNGPVLNGMAAHNHSGYELLREENAEDIGDREMGLPFDSISRRNGTMAAS; from the exons ATGGGTCAAGACAGAGGAAAATACGATTTTTATATAGGCCTCGGATTAGCCATAAGTTCCAGTATATTTATTGGGGgtagttttattttaaagaaaaaaggaCTGCTTCGACTGGCCAGAAAGGGCTCTATGCGAGCAG GCCAAGGTGGTCACGCATACTTGAAAGAATGGCTGTGGTGGGCTGGCCTTTTATCAA TGGGGGCCGGTGAAGGTGCCAATTTTGCTGCATACGCCTTTGCTCCCGCCACTCTTGTGACTCCTCTCGGCGCTCTCAGCGTATTAGTGAG TGCGGTCTTGTCATCGTATTTCCTGACGGAGAGGTTGAACCTGCACGGGAAGCTTGGTTGTCTGCTTAGTATTCTGGGTTCTACTACCATGGTGATACATGCACCTAAAGAGGAGGAGATCGACAGCCTGAAAGACATGGCCAAAAAACTGGTCGATCCAG GCTTTGTGGTGTTTGCAACAGTTGTCATTATCGTAGCTCTCATTTTCATCTTCGTAGTGGGCCCGCGCCACGGCCAGACCAACATTTTGGTTTACATCACTATATGCTCTGTGATCGGCGCCCTTTCGGTTTCCTGCGTGAAGGGATTGGGCATCACAATTAAGGAGGCCATCGCCGGGAAGCCAGTTGTGGGAAACCCTTTGGCCTGGTTGCTGCTGCTGAGCCTGATAGCTTGTGTTAGTACACAGATCAACTACTTAAACAAAGCACTGGACATCTTTAACACATCTTTAGTGACGCCCATCTACTACGTGTTCTTCACCACCTCTGTACTGACTTGCTCTGCCATACTGTTCAAAGAATGGGAACACATGGGCGCAGGTGACATTATCGGCACGTTGAGCGGTTTCCTCACTATTATCGTGGGCATATTCCTACTGCACGCCTTTAAGGACGTTAACATCAGCTTGGCGACACTCGCAGTGTCCATTAGGAAGGAAGACAAAAACGGCCCTGTTTTAAACGGCATGGCAGCTCACAACCACTCCGGTTACGAGCTGCTACGGGAAGAAAACGCTGAGGACATTGGCGACAGAGAGATGGGATTGCCATTTGACAGTATCTCTAGAAGAAATGGTACTATGGCAGCCTCTTAG
- the LOC135757847 gene encoding fibronectin type III domain-containing protein 9: MTISIQNVTATSAIISWLPSPGCIDTFYSVMYHPNWNSLLMGYTRKSFLREDRVPVSQTSTSLGNLSPQTTYILCVTCQSANPTREQCQVFSTLDEGTELNEGGRELAMGVWLASSILLLIIAVALLWGCVHTICPAKRDFKRGKQSGPNPPQLALTPMGGIMGRDGRKNLYSPSYSEEEDYRNATVIENPYRVEQGNRPNRETGTWYNTQTCGPKY, encoded by the coding sequence ATGACTATCTCCATTCAAAACGTCACTGCCACCTCTGCCATCATCAGCTGGCTGCCTTCTCCAGGTTGCATAGACACTTTCTACAGCGTCATGTATCACCCAAACTGGAACAGTCTTCTGATGGGTTACACTCGAAAGAGCTTCCTGCGTGAGGACAGGGTTCCCGTCAGCCAGACGTCCACCAGCCTTGGCAACCTCAGTCCACAGACTACTTACATCCTCTGTGTCACGTGCCAGTCCGCCAACCCCACTAGAGAGCAGTGCCAGGTCTTCAGTACCCTGGACGAGGGCACTGAGCTCAATGAAGGCGGCAGGGAGTTGGCGATGGGAGTTTGGCTGGCTAGCAGCATCCTCCTTCTGATCATTGCTGTGGCTCTGCTTTGGGGATGTGTTCACACCATATGTCCGGCGAAGAGAGATTTTAAAAGAGGCAAACAGTCGGGTCCCAACCCTCCTCAACTGGCTTTGACCCCCATGGGTGGAATCATGGGAAGAGATGGACGGAAAAATCTGTACTCTCCGAGCTACAGTGAGGAGGAGGACTATCGTAACGCAACAGTGATTGAGAATCCTTATCGTGTCGAGCAGGGTAACAGGCCGAATCGTGAAACTGGAACATGGTATAATACACAGACATGTGGTCCCAAGTACTAA
- the nipa2 gene encoding magnesium transporter NIPA2 isoform X1: MSCYITLSFLILALSCVCVVMNTSSEDRISCNVCRISNKNGITFGEDCSSGVNLLCVYVNVTGGNSTDNTMGQDRGKYDFYIGLGLAISSSIFIGGSFILKKKGLLRLARKGSMRAGQGGHAYLKEWLWWAGLLSMGAGEGANFAAYAFAPATLVTPLGALSVLVSAVLSSYFLTERLNLHGKLGCLLSILGSTTMVIHAPKEEEIDSLKDMAKKLVDPGFVVFATVVIIVALIFIFVVGPRHGQTNILVYITICSVIGALSVSCVKGLGITIKEAIAGKPVVGNPLAWLLLLSLIACVSTQINYLNKALDIFNTSLVTPIYYVFFTTSVLTCSAILFKEWEHMGAGDIIGTLSGFLTIIVGIFLLHAFKDVNISLATLAVSIRKEDKNGPVLNGMAAHNHSGYELLREENAEDIGDREMGLPFDSISRRNGTMAAS; this comes from the exons ATGTCATGCTACATTACATTGTCATTCCTCATTCTCGCTCtgagctgtgtgtgtgttgtcaTGAATACAAGCTCAGAAGATCGTATCAGCTGTAATGTGTGTAGGATTTCTAATAAAAACG gtATCACTTTTGGTGAGGACTGCTCTTCTGGGGTGAAccttttgtgtgtttatgtcaATGTGACGGGTGGAAACTCTACGGACAACACTATGGGTCAAGACAGAGGAAAATACGATTTTTATATAGGCCTCGGATTAGCCATAAGTTCCAGTATATTTATTGGGGgtagttttattttaaagaaaaaaggaCTGCTTCGACTGGCCAGAAAGGGCTCTATGCGAGCAG GCCAAGGTGGTCACGCATACTTGAAAGAATGGCTGTGGTGGGCTGGCCTTTTATCAA TGGGGGCCGGTGAAGGTGCCAATTTTGCTGCATACGCCTTTGCTCCCGCCACTCTTGTGACTCCTCTCGGCGCTCTCAGCGTATTAGTGAG TGCGGTCTTGTCATCGTATTTCCTGACGGAGAGGTTGAACCTGCACGGGAAGCTTGGTTGTCTGCTTAGTATTCTGGGTTCTACTACCATGGTGATACATGCACCTAAAGAGGAGGAGATCGACAGCCTGAAAGACATGGCCAAAAAACTGGTCGATCCAG GCTTTGTGGTGTTTGCAACAGTTGTCATTATCGTAGCTCTCATTTTCATCTTCGTAGTGGGCCCGCGCCACGGCCAGACCAACATTTTGGTTTACATCACTATATGCTCTGTGATCGGCGCCCTTTCGGTTTCCTGCGTGAAGGGATTGGGCATCACAATTAAGGAGGCCATCGCCGGGAAGCCAGTTGTGGGAAACCCTTTGGCCTGGTTGCTGCTGCTGAGCCTGATAGCTTGTGTTAGTACACAGATCAACTACTTAAACAAAGCACTGGACATCTTTAACACATCTTTAGTGACGCCCATCTACTACGTGTTCTTCACCACCTCTGTACTGACTTGCTCTGCCATACTGTTCAAAGAATGGGAACACATGGGCGCAGGTGACATTATCGGCACGTTGAGCGGTTTCCTCACTATTATCGTGGGCATATTCCTACTGCACGCCTTTAAGGACGTTAACATCAGCTTGGCGACACTCGCAGTGTCCATTAGGAAGGAAGACAAAAACGGCCCTGTTTTAAACGGCATGGCAGCTCACAACCACTCCGGTTACGAGCTGCTACGGGAAGAAAACGCTGAGGACATTGGCGACAGAGAGATGGGATTGCCATTTGACAGTATCTCTAGAAGAAATGGTACTATGGCAGCCTCTTAG